One Motacilla alba alba isolate MOTALB_02 chromosome 15, Motacilla_alba_V1.0_pri, whole genome shotgun sequence DNA segment encodes these proteins:
- the KLHL22 gene encoding kelch-like protein 22: protein MAEDQELTQAHGAALEPAVQQRSSSTYRSAEHSQALLSGLVSLRDSSILFDVVLVVEDKPIEAHRILLAASCDYFRGMFAGGLREMEQEEVHIHGISYNAMCKILNFIYTSELELSVNSVQETLAAACQLQIPEVIKFCCDFLMSWVDEENILDVYRLADHYDLKHLSEQLDSYILKNFTAFSRTQVYRQLPLQKVYSLLSSNRLEVNYEFEVYDGALFYHYSPEELETDQVSLMEPLKLLETVRFPLMEPQILQRLHDKLSPCPLKDTVADALMYHKNECLQPMLQSSQTQLRSEFQCVVGFGGMHSTPSIVLSDQAKYLNPLLGEWRHFTAALAPRMSNQGIAVLNNFVYLIGGDNNVSGFRAESRCWRYDPRHNRWFQIQSLQQEHADLSVCVVDNYIYAVAGRDYHEDLREVERYDPKTNTWEYVTPLKKEVYAHAGAALDGKMYITCGRRGEDYLKELQCYDPRTDRWDVLADGPVRRAWHGMAALLGKLYVIGGSNNDSGYRRDVHQVACYKPSTDQWTNVCPLPAGHGEPGIAVLDNRIYVLGGRSHNRGIRMDYVHIYDAERDCWEEGPQLEDDISGMAACVLTLPRAILMETEKWLSEWHADRMKHHLDFPPEVMSVSDWEEFDNSSED, encoded by the exons ATGGCGGAGGACCAGGAGCTGACTCAGGCACACGGAGCTGCACTGGAGCCCGCGGTGCAGCagcgcagcagcagcacttACCGCAGCGCAGAGCACTCGCAGGCGCTGCTCAGCGGGCTGGTGTCGCTGCGGGACAGCAGCATCCTCTTCGATGTGGTCCTGGTGGTGGAGGACAAACCCATCGAGGCTCACCGCATCCTTCTGGCCGCCTCCTGTGACTACTTCAG AGGAATGTTTGCAGGAGGATTGAGAGAGATGGAACAAGAAGAAGTTCATATTCATGGCATCTCCTACAATGCAATGTGTAAAATCTTGAACTTCATTTACACTTCTGAGCTGGAACTCAGTGTGAACAGTGTACAGGAAACCTTAGCTGCAGCCTGTCAGCTTCAG ATTCCAGAAGTCATTAAGTTCTGCTGTGATTTCCTCATGTCCTGGGTAGATGAAGAGAACATCCTTGATGTGTACAGACTAGCTGACCACTATGACTTAAAGCATTTGAGTGAGCAGCTGGACTCCTACATTCTGAAGAACTTCACAGCTTTCTCAAGGACACAAGTGTACCGacagctgcccctgcagaaGGTCTACTCCCTTCTCAGCAGCAACCGTTTGGAGGTTAACTATGAGTTTGAAGTTTATGATGGAGCACTTTTTTATCATTATTCTCCAGAGGAACTGGAGACAGATCAGGTCTCCCTGATGGAGCCCCTTAAGCTACTTGAGACAGTTCGTTTTCCTCTGATGGAACCCCAGATCCTGCAAAGGCTTCATGACAAATTAAGTCCATGTCCTTTAAAAGATACAGTTGCAGATGCATTAATGTACCACAAGAATGAATGTCTTCAGCCAATGCTCCAGAGCTCCCAGACACAGCTGAGATCAGAGTTCCAGTGTGTAGTGGGATTTGGAGGGATGCATTCTACTCCATCCATTGTCCTCAGTGATCAAGCCAAGTATCTGAACCCCTTGTTGGGGGAGTGGAGGCACTTTACAGCTGCACTAGCCCCCAGAATGTCCAACCAAGGGATTGCTGTTCTCAATAATTTTGTATATTTAATTGGTGGAGACAACAATGTAAGTGGTTTTCGAGCAGAGTCAAGGTGTTGGAG GTATGACCCACGACACAACAGATGGTTCCAGATCCAGTCCCTGCAGCAAGAGCACGCTGACCTCAGTGTTTGTGTCGTGGACAACTATATTTATGCCGTCGCAGGCCGAGATTACCATGAAGACCTGAGGGAAGTGGAGAGGTATGACCCTAAAACCAACACTTGGGAATATGTGACACCTCTGAAGAAGGAG GTGTACGCCCACGCGGGAGCAGCGCTGGACGGGAAGATGTACATCACctgtgggaggagaggagaggactacctgaaggagctgcagtgctATGACCCAAGGACTGACCGCTGGGACGTCCTGGCCGACGGCCCCGTCCGGCGCGCGTGGCACGGCatggctgcactgctgggaaagCTCTACGTCATCGGGGGCAGCAACAACGACTCTGGCTACAGGAGGGACGTTCACCAG gTTGCCTGCTATAAGCCAAGCACTGATCAGTGGACAAATGTATGTCCACTTCCTGCAGGACACGGAGAGCCAGGCATTGCAGTCTTAGACAACAGGATTTATGTCTTGGGGGGCAGATCCCACAACAGGGGAATCCGCATGGACTATGTGCACATTTATGATGCAGAGAGAGACTGTTGGGAGGAAGGCCCCCAGCTGGAGGATGACATTTCTGGGATGGCTGCCTGTGTCCTCACGTTGCCCAGGGCTATTTTAATGGAAACAGAGAAGTGGCTCTCAGAATGGCACGCGGACCGAATGAAGCATCACCTTGACTTTCCACCAGAAGTTATGAGTGTATCAGACTGGGAGGAATTTGACAACTCAAGTGAAgattag